In Rahnella aquatilis CIP 78.65 = ATCC 33071, one DNA window encodes the following:
- a CDS encoding YgjV family protein — protein sequence MTYYWFAQSVGVVAFMVGITMFFNRSDRRFKQQLSAYSAIIGVHFLMMGAAPAGMSALLNSLRTLISLRTRNAWIMVIFIVLTLVLGLSRAHHWMELLPVGATVVSTWALFRTSGLTTRCIMWCSTCCWVAHNIWLGSIGGSLIEGSFLVMNGFNIIRFRRLQLRGIDPFAVEKKIVQKMDEQG from the coding sequence ATGACGTATTACTGGTTTGCCCAGTCAGTTGGTGTTGTGGCCTTCATGGTCGGCATCACAATGTTTTTCAACCGCAGCGACCGCCGCTTCAAACAACAGCTTTCTGCCTACAGCGCCATTATCGGTGTGCATTTCCTGATGATGGGGGCTGCGCCCGCTGGCATGAGCGCCTTACTGAATTCTCTGCGTACACTGATTTCCCTGCGTACCCGTAACGCGTGGATTATGGTGATTTTCATCGTCCTGACCCTGGTACTGGGGCTAAGCCGCGCCCATCACTGGATGGAACTCTTACCGGTCGGCGCGACCGTTGTCAGTACCTGGGCGCTGTTCCGCACCAGCGGACTGACAACCCGCTGTATTATGTGGTGCTCAACGTGTTGCTGGGTGGCACATAACATCTGGCTTGGTTCGATTGGCGGCTCACTGATCGAAGGCAGTTTTCTGGTGATGAACGGTTTTAACATCATTCGCTTCCGCCGCCTGCAACTGCGCGGCATCGATCCGTTTGCGGTCGAGAAGAAGATAGTGCAGAAAATGGATGAGCAGGGATAA
- a CDS encoding MFS transporter produces MGKIKGLRWYMIALVTCGTVLGYLTRNAIAAAAPTLMSQLNITTQQYSYIIAAYSACYTLMQPVAGYVLDVMGTKVGYAMFAIMWAIFCMATALASSWGGLAIARGAVGMAEAAMIPAGLKASSEWFPAKERSIAVGYFNVGSSIGGMIAPPLVVWCIVMHSWQLAFIITGAMSLIWALGWLVFYKHPKDQKKLSNEERDYILEGQEAQHQTNNGKKMSAWEILRNRQFWGIALPRFLAEPAWGTFNAWIPLFMFKVYGFNLKEIAMFAWMPMLFADLGCILGGYLPPLFQKYFKVNLIVSRKMVVTMGAVLMIGPGMIGLFTSPYAAIALLCVGGFAHQSLSGALITLSSDVFGRNEVATANGLTGMAAWMASTMFALVVGALADTIGFSPLFAALAVFDLLGAIIIWTVLQNRSAVEPVPAPLKTAKA; encoded by the coding sequence ATGGGTAAGATTAAAGGGTTACGCTGGTACATGATCGCCCTGGTCACATGCGGCACTGTATTAGGTTATCTGACACGTAACGCCATTGCGGCTGCAGCGCCAACGCTGATGAGCCAGTTAAACATCACCACACAGCAATATTCATATATTATCGCCGCCTATTCCGCCTGCTACACCCTGATGCAGCCGGTAGCCGGTTACGTTCTCGACGTCATGGGCACCAAAGTCGGTTACGCGATGTTCGCTATTATGTGGGCCATCTTCTGTATGGCGACGGCGCTGGCAAGCAGTTGGGGCGGCCTGGCCATTGCCCGCGGTGCCGTGGGTATGGCAGAAGCCGCCATGATCCCTGCCGGCCTGAAAGCCAGCAGCGAATGGTTCCCGGCAAAAGAACGTTCTATTGCCGTCGGTTACTTCAACGTGGGTTCATCTATTGGCGGGATGATTGCGCCGCCGCTGGTCGTCTGGTGTATCGTGATGCACAGCTGGCAACTGGCCTTCATCATTACCGGTGCGATGAGCCTGATCTGGGCGCTGGGCTGGCTGGTCTTCTACAAGCATCCTAAAGATCAGAAAAAACTCAGCAATGAAGAACGTGATTACATTCTGGAAGGTCAGGAAGCACAGCATCAGACCAACAACGGCAAGAAAATGTCTGCCTGGGAAATCCTGCGCAACCGTCAGTTCTGGGGCATCGCGCTGCCACGTTTCCTGGCAGAACCTGCCTGGGGGACGTTCAACGCCTGGATCCCGCTGTTCATGTTCAAGGTGTATGGCTTTAACCTGAAAGAAATCGCAATGTTTGCCTGGATGCCGATGCTGTTTGCGGATCTCGGCTGTATCCTGGGCGGCTATCTGCCACCGTTATTCCAGAAGTACTTCAAAGTGAACCTGATCGTTTCCCGTAAAATGGTCGTGACCATGGGTGCGGTTCTGATGATTGGCCCTGGCATGATTGGTCTGTTCACCAGCCCTTACGCCGCGATTGCTTTATTGTGTGTCGGCGGTTTTGCTCATCAGTCACTGTCCGGAGCGCTGATCACCCTGTCTTCCGATGTGTTTGGTCGTAACGAAGTGGCGACTGCCAACGGGCTGACCGGTATGGCAGCCTGGATGGCAAGTACCATGTTTGCTCTGGTGGTCGGTGCGCTGGCCGATACTATCGGTTTCAGTCCGCTGTTTGCTGCTCTTGCGGTCTTCGACCTGCTCGGCGCCATCATCATCTGGACCGTCTTGCAGAACCGTTCTGCAGTAGAACCTGTCCCGGCCCCGCTGAAAACCGCAAAAGCCTGA
- a CDS encoding alpha-amylase family glycosyl hydrolase, producing MDAIQGLLKEIYAGKLSPVFLDDLMTRIEVARNQIAYTAKQGWDEKDVVLITYADQFTHKAEKTLSVFDGFYQRHLADVFNIVHLLPFYPYSSDDGFSVIDYQQVNPLAGDWKDIRKLGQSSRLMFDYVCNHISASSEWFKQYLAGNPKYENYFISLDENSDLSAVTRPRRSPLLTPFRCENGETRHVWTTFSADQIDLNFAHPDVLRDMLDVLLKYLSEGAEYVRLDAVGYMWKEPGTSCIHLPKTHLLVKLFRAVVDYVSPGTVIITETNVPHQDNISYFGNGADEAQMVYQFPLPPLVLHAIHSENGETLKRWAAGLGACTPATTFFNFFASHDGIGLNPLRGLLPEPEILRLVDALQQEGARVSYKNNPDGSTSPYEVNVTYMDALNRQADDDDIRLQRFMLAHAILLAFPGVPAVYIQSILGSRNDIHGVESAGHNRAINRQKYDVTEIEQILSEPDSLRARVFSELKKLITCRTEQAAFHPSAPMHIIECHESVFAFIRGQGNEEIMCLFNLSAKHIQASLPSGGYQVLPYHHSLECDGEITLKPYQYIWLRH from the coding sequence ATGGACGCTATTCAGGGATTACTGAAAGAGATATATGCAGGGAAACTGTCACCGGTATTCTTAGATGATCTGATGACACGCATTGAAGTTGCCAGAAATCAGATTGCCTATACTGCCAAACAGGGATGGGATGAAAAAGATGTGGTATTGATCACCTATGCTGATCAGTTCACTCATAAAGCAGAAAAAACACTTTCAGTATTCGATGGTTTTTATCAGCGGCATCTGGCGGATGTTTTTAATATTGTACACCTTCTGCCATTTTATCCTTATTCGTCGGATGACGGTTTCTCGGTGATTGATTATCAGCAGGTCAATCCGCTGGCGGGGGACTGGAAAGATATCCGTAAGCTTGGCCAGTCTTCACGGCTGATGTTTGATTATGTCTGTAATCATATTTCCGCGAGCAGTGAATGGTTTAAACAATATCTGGCGGGCAATCCGAAATATGAAAACTATTTTATTAGCCTGGATGAAAACAGTGACTTATCTGCGGTGACCCGCCCCCGGAGGTCACCGCTGTTAACGCCTTTCCGCTGTGAAAATGGCGAAACCCGTCATGTCTGGACCACCTTCAGCGCAGATCAGATCGACCTGAACTTTGCACATCCTGACGTACTGCGTGACATGCTGGACGTGTTGCTGAAATACTTGTCGGAAGGGGCTGAATATGTGCGTCTCGATGCGGTTGGCTACATGTGGAAGGAACCCGGCACCTCCTGTATTCATCTGCCCAAAACACATTTACTGGTGAAGTTATTCCGCGCCGTGGTGGATTATGTTTCACCCGGTACCGTGATTATTACTGAAACCAATGTGCCGCATCAGGACAATATCAGTTACTTCGGTAACGGTGCTGACGAGGCGCAGATGGTTTATCAGTTCCCGCTGCCGCCGCTGGTTCTGCACGCCATTCACAGTGAAAACGGCGAAACGCTGAAACGCTGGGCCGCCGGTCTTGGCGCTTGTACGCCTGCGACCACCTTCTTTAATTTCTTTGCTTCGCACGACGGTATCGGTCTGAATCCGTTACGCGGATTATTGCCGGAACCGGAGATCCTCCGGCTGGTGGATGCGCTGCAACAGGAGGGCGCGCGGGTGTCGTATAAAAATAATCCGGATGGCAGCACCAGCCCGTATGAAGTTAACGTCACCTATATGGATGCGCTGAACCGGCAGGCGGACGACGACGATATCCGTCTGCAACGCTTCATGCTGGCACACGCTATTTTGCTGGCATTCCCCGGTGTTCCTGCGGTGTATATTCAAAGTATTCTCGGTTCGCGTAACGATATTCACGGGGTAGAAAGCGCCGGGCATAACCGGGCAATTAACCGGCAGAAATATGATGTCACGGAAATTGAACAGATATTGTCTGAACCTGATTCATTACGTGCGCGGGTATTTAGTGAACTGAAAAAATTAATTACCTGCAGAACTGAACAAGCGGCATTTCACCCTTCCGCCCCGATGCACATTATAGAATGTCATGAAAGCGTGTTTGCCTTTATCCGCGGACAGGGTAACGAAGAAATAATGTGCCTGTTTAACCTTTCCGCTAAACATATTCAGGCCTCTCTCCCTTCAGGGGGTTATCAGGTCTTACCTTATCATCATTCACTGGAATGTGACGGGGAAATAACATTAAAGCCTTATCAGTATATCTGGTTACGTCATTAA
- a CDS encoding UxaA family hydrolase, with protein sequence MQSIIQIHTADNVAVALRDIDAGEQVEAGGYSVVLAQPVVRGHKFALRPIAAGENIVKYGLPIGHALTAIEPGMHIHSQNGKTNLSDLDEYEYQPDFASLPEQMADRDVQIFRRKNGQVGIRNELWLIPTVGCVNGIARQIQSRFLKETNDAEGIDGVYLFTHPFGCSQLGDDHVNTRTMLQNMVRHPNAGAVLVIGLGCENNQVDVFRETLGEVDEERVRFMTLQKFDDEVEAGLERLRELYAVMRDDKRVPGKLSELKFGLECGGSDGLSGITANPLLGRFSDYVIANGGTSVLTEVPEMFGAERILMSRCRDESTFEKTVHMVNDFKQYFIEHNQPIYENPSPGNKAGGITTLEEKSLGCTQKAGQSPVMDVLKYGERLTTPGLNLLSAPGNDAVATSALAGAGCHMVLFSTGRGTPYGGFVPTVKLATNSELAAKKPHWIDFDAGRLIHDVSMDQLLGEFVDLIVAIADGRKAKNELNDFRELAIFKSGVTL encoded by the coding sequence ATGCAAAGTATCATTCAAATTCATACTGCTGATAACGTCGCCGTCGCATTGCGCGATATCGACGCGGGGGAGCAGGTCGAAGCAGGCGGGTATTCCGTTGTTCTGGCTCAGCCTGTTGTCCGTGGCCACAAGTTTGCCCTCCGCCCGATTGCGGCGGGGGAGAACATCGTTAAATACGGTTTGCCGATCGGTCATGCGCTGACGGCGATTGAGCCGGGTATGCACATTCATTCGCAAAACGGCAAAACCAATCTCAGCGATCTGGACGAGTATGAGTATCAGCCGGATTTCGCCAGCCTGCCGGAACAGATGGCGGATCGCGATGTGCAGATTTTCCGTCGCAAAAACGGCCAGGTGGGGATCCGCAATGAACTGTGGCTGATCCCGACCGTCGGTTGCGTCAACGGTATTGCCCGTCAGATCCAGTCACGTTTCCTCAAAGAAACCAATGACGCGGAAGGCATCGACGGCGTTTACCTGTTCACGCATCCGTTCGGTTGTTCGCAACTGGGCGATGACCATGTGAACACGCGGACTATGCTGCAAAATATGGTGCGCCATCCGAACGCCGGTGCGGTGCTGGTGATCGGCCTCGGTTGTGAAAACAATCAGGTTGACGTGTTCCGTGAAACGCTGGGCGAAGTGGATGAAGAGCGCGTGCGTTTCATGACGCTGCAAAAATTCGACGACGAAGTGGAAGCCGGTCTGGAACGCCTGCGTGAACTGTATGCCGTCATGCGTGACGATAAACGTGTTCCCGGTAAACTCAGCGAACTGAAATTCGGGCTGGAATGCGGTGGATCCGACGGATTGTCCGGGATCACCGCCAACCCGCTGCTGGGGCGTTTCTCCGACTACGTGATCGCTAACGGCGGCACTTCCGTGCTGACCGAAGTGCCTGAAATGTTTGGCGCAGAACGTATTCTGATGAGCCGTTGCCGCGATGAAAGTACATTTGAGAAAACCGTTCACATGGTGAATGATTTCAAACAGTACTTCATCGAACACAATCAGCCGATTTACGAGAACCCGTCGCCGGGTAACAAAGCCGGTGGTATTACTACGCTGGAAGAAAAATCGCTGGGCTGTACACAAAAAGCCGGGCAAAGCCCGGTGATGGACGTGCTGAAATACGGTGAACGCCTGACTACGCCGGGGCTGAACCTGCTCAGCGCGCCGGGCAACGACGCCGTTGCCACCAGTGCGCTGGCGGGGGCAGGCTGCCACATGGTGCTGTTCAGTACCGGGCGTGGTACGCCTTATGGCGGTTTTGTGCCGACAGTGAAACTGGCAACCAACAGTGAACTGGCTGCGAAAAAACCGCACTGGATCGACTTCGATGCCGGACGTCTGATCCATGATGTCAGTATGGATCAGCTGCTGGGTGAATTTGTGGATTTGATCGTTGCGATCGCCGATGGCCGCAAAGCCAAAAACGAACTTAATGATTTCCGCGAATTAGCCATCTTTAAAAGTGGTGTCACATTGTAA
- a CDS encoding tagaturonate reductase has product MQRLNRRDFPGRQHPDKIIQFGEGNFLRAFVDWQIDLLNEHTDLDAGIVVIRPIDTDFPPSLSTQDGLYTTIISGLNEQGETVRDTRIIRSVNREINIYHQFDEYLALARDPNIRFVFSNTTEAGISYVESDRLEDAPPASFPAKLTRLLFERFTHFSGAADKGWVLLPCELIDYNGEALQELVLRYAQQWALPAAFTQWLENSNTFCSTLVDRIVTGYPRSEVDSLQEELGYQDSFFDSAEHFYLFVIQGPKSLAQELRLDKLPLNIRLVDDIKPYKERKVAILNGAHTALVPVAFLSGLNTVGESMNDAQISRFVELAIAEEISPVLDLPQDELTSFAQAVLSRFRNPFIQHQLLSIALNGMTKYRTRILPQLLASQEKNQLLPPRLTFALAALLAFYRGERNGEVYPLQDDAHWLSRFSELWSNVRNGSLPLAGLVETVLADEEHWGRDLNTVPGLTAKVTEQLQSIEDRGMRDALAAYS; this is encoded by the coding sequence ATGCAAAGGTTAAATCGCCGTGACTTCCCTGGCCGTCAACATCCGGACAAAATTATTCAATTCGGTGAAGGTAACTTCCTGCGGGCGTTTGTCGACTGGCAAATCGACCTGCTGAATGAGCATACCGATCTGGATGCCGGGATCGTGGTCATTCGCCCGATTGATACCGACTTCCCGCCCTCACTCAGCACGCAGGATGGTCTGTATACCACCATTATCAGCGGCCTGAACGAGCAGGGGGAAACGGTGCGTGATACCCGAATCATCCGCTCCGTTAACCGCGAAATTAATATTTATCATCAGTTTGATGAGTACCTGGCGCTGGCCCGCGACCCGAATATCCGCTTCGTGTTTTCCAACACCACCGAAGCCGGTATCAGTTATGTAGAAAGCGATCGTCTTGAAGACGCGCCTCCGGCCAGCTTCCCGGCCAAACTGACCCGTTTGCTGTTCGAGCGTTTCACCCATTTCTCCGGTGCGGCTGATAAAGGCTGGGTTCTGCTGCCATGCGAACTGATCGATTACAATGGTGAAGCGTTGCAGGAACTGGTGTTGCGTTACGCACAACAGTGGGCATTGCCTGCGGCATTCACCCAGTGGCTGGAAAACAGCAACACCTTCTGTTCAACGCTGGTTGACCGCATCGTCACCGGTTATCCGCGCAGTGAAGTCGACAGCCTGCAGGAAGAGCTCGGTTATCAGGACAGCTTCTTCGACAGCGCCGAACACTTCTATCTGTTTGTGATCCAGGGGCCAAAAAGTCTCGCTCAGGAACTGCGTCTGGACAAACTGCCGCTGAATATTCGTCTGGTTGACGACATCAAACCGTATAAAGAACGCAAAGTCGCGATACTTAACGGCGCACACACCGCGCTGGTGCCGGTGGCCTTCCTGTCAGGGCTGAACACCGTGGGTGAATCCATGAATGATGCGCAAATCAGTCGCTTTGTGGAACTGGCGATCGCCGAGGAAATCTCGCCGGTGCTGGATCTGCCACAGGATGAACTGACGTCCTTTGCGCAGGCGGTGCTTAGCCGTTTTCGCAACCCGTTCATTCAGCATCAGTTGCTGTCGATTGCCCTTAACGGCATGACCAAATACCGCACCCGCATTCTGCCGCAACTGCTGGCGAGTCAGGAAAAGAATCAGCTTCTGCCTCCGCGCCTGACCTTTGCGCTGGCAGCATTGCTGGCGTTTTACCGTGGCGAACGTAACGGTGAAGTTTATCCCCTGCAGGACGATGCACACTGGCTGAGCCGTTTCTCCGAACTGTGGAGCAACGTACGTAATGGCAGCCTGCCGTTGGCCGGGCTGGTCGAAACCGTGCTGGCGGATGAAGAACACTGGGGACGTGACCTGAATACCGTGCCGGGTCTGACGGCTAAAGTGACTGAACAGTTACAGTCGATTGAAGACCGTGGCATGCGTGATGCGTTGGCGGCTTACAGCTAA
- a CDS encoding DedA family protein: MEIISSLIDALWQQDYKTLANPQLVWALYLILFMIIFLENGLLPAAFLPGDSLLILVGVLIAKDAMNFPLTIFLLTSAASLGCWLSYAQGKWLGNTRIVQSWLAHLPVHYHERAHALFHKHGLSALLVGRFLAFVRTLLPTIAGLSGLSNSRFQFFNWVSGLLWILILTSLGYFLGKTPLFLKYEDQVMNCLMLLPVLLLVGGLVGSIVVLWRKKSADRQNKGKNAS, encoded by the coding sequence ATGGAAATTATCAGTTCGCTTATCGATGCCCTCTGGCAGCAAGATTATAAAACCCTGGCTAATCCACAATTAGTCTGGGCTTTGTACCTGATTTTATTCATGATTATTTTTCTGGAAAACGGTTTGTTGCCTGCGGCTTTTTTGCCGGGCGACAGCCTGTTGATCCTTGTTGGCGTTTTGATCGCCAAAGATGCCATGAATTTCCCTTTAACCATTTTCCTGCTGACCAGCGCCGCCAGCCTCGGTTGCTGGCTGAGTTATGCTCAGGGGAAATGGCTGGGCAACACCCGGATAGTACAAAGCTGGCTGGCGCATTTACCCGTGCATTATCATGAACGTGCGCATGCGCTATTCCACAAGCACGGTCTTTCCGCTTTGTTAGTCGGCCGTTTTCTGGCCTTTGTGCGCACCCTGCTGCCTACGATTGCCGGTCTTTCAGGCCTGAGCAACAGCCGTTTTCAGTTTTTCAACTGGGTCAGCGGATTATTGTGGATCCTGATCCTGACCTCGCTGGGGTATTTCCTCGGTAAAACCCCGCTGTTTCTGAAATACGAAGATCAGGTGATGAATTGCCTGATGCTGCTCCCTGTTTTGCTGCTGGTCGGGGGTCTGGTCGGTTCGATTGTCGTGCTGTGGCGCAAAAAAAGCGCAGACCGCCAGAACAAAGGCAAAAACGCATCATGA
- the exuR gene encoding transcriptional regulator ExuR, which translates to MESTDTRRLYQQLAATLKERIETGLYPVGEKLPAERLISDEMDVSRTVVREAIIMLEVEGYVEVRKGSGIHVMSNQQRHLVVPDSGSEFGTAGPFELLQARQLIESNIAEFAATQVTKQDIMRLMEIQEHARQEDRFRDSEWDLKFHVQVAQATQNNALATIVEKMWSQRLHNPYWRKLHEHIDEKSIESWCEEHDLILKALIRRDPHAAKLAMWQHLENTKQMLFRATSDDFEFNVDRYLYSENPVVHLDPPLLNSK; encoded by the coding sequence ATGGAATCCACAGACACCAGACGCCTCTATCAACAACTGGCTGCCACGCTCAAGGAACGCATCGAAACAGGCTTATATCCGGTGGGTGAGAAGCTACCCGCCGAACGTCTGATTTCAGATGAAATGGATGTCAGCCGCACGGTCGTGCGTGAAGCGATTATCATGCTGGAAGTTGAAGGTTATGTGGAAGTCCGTAAAGGGTCGGGAATTCATGTGATGTCAAATCAGCAGCGCCACCTTGTTGTGCCCGATAGTGGCAGCGAGTTTGGCACCGCCGGTCCGTTTGAGCTGTTACAGGCACGTCAGCTGATTGAAAGTAACATCGCTGAATTCGCCGCCACCCAGGTCACGAAGCAGGACATTATGCGTCTGATGGAAATTCAGGAGCACGCACGTCAGGAAGACCGTTTCCGCGATTCAGAATGGGATTTGAAATTCCACGTACAGGTCGCACAGGCCACGCAAAACAATGCGCTGGCGACCATCGTTGAGAAGATGTGGAGCCAGCGTTTGCATAATCCTTACTGGCGCAAACTGCATGAACACATCGATGAGAAGTCCATTGAGAGCTGGTGCGAGGAACACGATCTGATTTTGAAAGCGCTGATCCGCCGTGATCCGCACGCCGCTAAACTGGCGATGTGGCAACATCTGGAAAACACCAAACAAATGCTTTTCCGCGCCACCAGCGATGATTTCGAGTTTAACGTAGACCGTTATCTTTATTCAGAAAACCCGGTTGTTCATCTCGACCCGCCGCTCCTCAATTCTAAATAA
- a CDS encoding ABC transporter substrate-binding protein: MKRKYILITPLLLSTLCLSACEDAKEKQITIEFMHSSVEQERQVVINQLIAQFEKENPQITIKPVPVEEDAYNTKVITLARTGALPAVIEVSHDYAKVMDKEQLIDRDAISQVIDGMGADQFYPGVLRIVRTEEGQHYTGVPIHGWIQGIWYNKSQLADAGFSAPQNWQDVTRIATAFNHPAQKKYGIALPTAESVLTEQAFSQFALSNDANVFNAEGQITVNTPEMQQALDYYRQLATFSMPGSNDVMEIKDAFMNGTVPMAIYSTYILPAVYGEGKADDLGFAVPTEKSKAVYGTITSLTISNGLDTPEREAAEQWVSFLEKPDNATAWVLMSPGAALPVTKGVTGNATWQNNPVIKAFGTLPQMLVNEFANVQVFGSVGEKNFAAMGDITGSAVLSEMLNGVTVGKKDPQQSLAEGQKRIEAVMQKR; the protein is encoded by the coding sequence ATGAAAAGAAAATATATCCTTATAACCCCGTTATTATTATCCACATTATGTTTATCGGCCTGTGAGGATGCCAAAGAGAAACAGATCACCATTGAATTTATGCACTCTTCGGTTGAGCAGGAACGTCAGGTGGTGATTAATCAGCTGATCGCGCAATTTGAAAAGGAAAATCCGCAGATCACCATCAAACCGGTGCCGGTGGAAGAAGACGCCTACAACACCAAAGTGATTACGCTGGCCCGTACCGGTGCACTGCCAGCCGTTATCGAAGTCAGTCATGATTACGCCAAAGTGATGGATAAGGAACAGCTGATCGACCGTGATGCCATCAGTCAGGTGATCGACGGCATGGGTGCAGACCAGTTCTATCCCGGTGTATTGCGCATCGTGCGCACGGAAGAGGGCCAGCATTATACCGGCGTGCCGATCCACGGCTGGATACAGGGGATCTGGTACAACAAATCACAACTGGCCGACGCCGGATTCTCTGCGCCGCAAAACTGGCAGGACGTCACCCGCATTGCCACGGCATTTAATCATCCCGCGCAGAAAAAATACGGTATCGCCTTACCGACTGCAGAAAGTGTTCTGACCGAACAGGCTTTCTCGCAGTTCGCGCTCTCCAACGATGCCAACGTATTTAATGCTGAGGGACAAATCACAGTTAATACGCCGGAAATGCAGCAGGCACTGGATTATTACCGTCAGCTCGCCACTTTCTCCATGCCCGGCTCCAATGACGTCATGGAAATTAAAGACGCCTTTATGAACGGCACGGTGCCGATGGCGATTTACTCCACTTATATTCTTCCTGCGGTATACGGCGAAGGCAAAGCTGACGACCTCGGATTTGCCGTGCCGACCGAAAAATCCAAAGCCGTTTACGGCACCATCACCTCACTGACCATCTCCAACGGGCTGGATACGCCTGAACGTGAGGCCGCTGAACAGTGGGTGAGCTTCCTCGAAAAACCGGATAACGCGACAGCATGGGTGCTGATGTCGCCGGGTGCCGCGCTGCCGGTGACCAAAGGTGTGACGGGTAACGCCACCTGGCAAAACAACCCGGTGATCAAAGCGTTCGGCACGCTGCCGCAAATGCTGGTGAACGAGTTTGCCAACGTGCAGGTGTTTGGTTCCGTCGGGGAGAAAAACTTCGCGGCCATGGGCGATATCACAGGTTCTGCGGTACTCAGCGAAATGCTCAATGGTGTGACCGTCGGGAAGAAAGATCCACAGCAGTCGCTGGCGGAAGGGCAAAAGCGTATCGAAGCAGTGATGCAAAAACGCTAA
- the uxaC gene encoding glucuronate isomerase has product MAQFLTEDFLLDTEFARRLYHDYAKDEPIFDYHCHLPPELIAQDYKFKNLYDIWLKGDHYKWRAMRTNGVPERMCTGDASDREKFDAWAATVPHTIGNPLYHWTHLELRRPFGITGKLLSPSTAGEIWERGNELLAQDAFSARGIMKQMNVKMVGTTDDPIDSLEHHKAVAQDAGFDIKVLPSWRPDKAFNIEAATFVDYMKKLEAAADVSITRFSDLRDALKKRMDHFAAHGCKVSDHALDVVVYGEADDATLDGILSRRLSGETPTAQEIAQFKTGVLLYLASEYQRREWVQQYHIGALRNNNTRMFQLIGADVGFDSINDQPLAEPLSKLLGAQGLAGGLPKTILYCLNPRDNEVIGTMVGNFQGEGMPGKMQFGSGWWFNDQKDGMQRQMTQLANLGLLSRFVGMLTDSRSFLSYTRHEYFRRILCQMIGRWVEEGEAPADIELLGNMVKNICFDNAKQYFQIELN; this is encoded by the coding sequence ATGGCGCAGTTTTTAACGGAAGACTTTCTTCTCGACACAGAATTCGCACGTCGCCTGTATCACGACTATGCGAAAGATGAGCCCATTTTTGACTACCACTGCCATTTGCCACCTGAGCTGATTGCGCAGGACTATAAATTTAAAAACCTGTATGACATCTGGCTGAAAGGCGATCACTACAAATGGCGCGCGATGCGTACCAACGGTGTGCCTGAGCGTATGTGTACCGGCGATGCCAGTGACCGTGAAAAATTTGATGCCTGGGCTGCGACGGTTCCTCACACGATCGGTAACCCGCTGTACCACTGGACGCACCTTGAGCTGCGCCGTCCGTTCGGTATCACCGGAAAACTGCTTTCTCCGTCTACCGCAGGCGAAATCTGGGAACGCGGTAATGAATTGCTGGCGCAGGATGCATTCTCTGCCCGTGGCATCATGAAACAGATGAACGTGAAAATGGTCGGCACCACCGATGACCCGATCGATTCTCTGGAACATCATAAAGCGGTCGCACAAGATGCCGGTTTTGACATTAAAGTGCTGCCAAGCTGGCGCCCGGACAAAGCCTTCAACATTGAAGCGGCAACCTTCGTGGATTACATGAAGAAACTCGAAGCCGCGGCAGATGTGTCCATAACCCGTTTCAGCGATCTGCGTGATGCCCTGAAAAAACGTATGGATCACTTTGCGGCGCACGGTTGCAAAGTGTCGGACCACGCGCTGGATGTGGTGGTTTACGGTGAAGCGGATGACGCGACGCTGGACGGCATTCTGTCCCGTCGCCTGAGCGGTGAAACGCCAACTGCGCAGGAAATTGCTCAGTTCAAAACCGGCGTTCTGCTGTATCTGGCTTCTGAATATCAACGTCGTGAATGGGTACAGCAGTATCACATTGGCGCGCTGCGCAATAACAACACCCGTATGTTCCAGCTGATTGGCGCAGACGTGGGTTTTGACTCCATCAACGACCAGCCGCTGGCCGAACCGCTCTCCAAACTGTTGGGCGCGCAAGGTCTGGCCGGTGGTTTGCCAAAAACCATCCTGTATTGCCTGAACCCGCGTGATAACGAAGTGATTGGCACTATGGTCGGTAATTTCCAGGGTGAAGGGATGCCGGGCAAAATGCAGTTCGGTTCCGGCTGGTGGTTTAACGACCAGAAAGACGGGATGCAACGTCAGATGACTCAGCTTGCCAACCTGGGCTTGCTCAGCCGTTTCGTCGGCATGCTGACCGACAGCCGCAGCTTCTTATCCTATACGCGTCATGAATACTTCCGTCGCATTCTGTGCCAGATGATCGGTCGCTGGGTGGAAGAGGGCGAAGCACCGGCAGACATTGAACTGCTGGGCAACATGGTAAAAAACATCTGTTTCGATAACGCGAAACAGTATTTCCAGATTGAACTGAACTAA